The Punica granatum isolate Tunisia-2019 chromosome 4, ASM765513v2, whole genome shotgun sequence genome has a window encoding:
- the LOC116206353 gene encoding putative transferase At1g60990, chloroplastic isoform X1, protein MAAIWAPPPCGASTSSPSPSFIHSRMISSLTRVISPPCVFSPEGLLRSQPKSWRNRRFSSVAAAPFDFSPPPIDHDVVDTAVVAGAKVSEDGIVETYDNDDEALYAADNGVAVVDLSHYGRIRVRGEDRVPFLHNQSTANFECLREGQGCDTVFVSPTARTIDIAHAWVMRNAITLVVSPVTCKNIVETLNKYIFFADKVEIQDITKQTSFFVLLGSKSSQIMEDLNLGDLAGQPYGSHKHYSVNGMPVTIGVGNLISEEGFSMLMSPAAASSVWDILLSRGATPMGSNAWERLRILRGRPAPGKELTKEFNVLEAGLWNSISLDKGCYKGQETISRLITYDGIKQSLWGLYLSAPAEPESPITLDGKKVGKLTSCTLGRKESGYFGLGYIKRQAASEGSNVVVGDGITGKLVKVPFLANQRPPPPVKK, encoded by the exons ATGGCGGCAATTTGGGCGCCGCCGCCGTGTGGCGCCTCCACTTCCTCTCCTTCTCCGTCCTTCATCCACTCCAGAATGATCTCCTCCTTGACCCGTGTCATCAGTCCGCCATGTGTCTTCTCTCCCGAAGGTCTTCTCCGGTCTCAACCAAAGAGCTGGAGGAACCGACGGTTCTCCTCAGTTGCGGCTGCGCCGTTCGACTTCTCCCCTCCCCCAATCGATCACGATGTAGTC GATACCGCGGTGGTTGCAGGGGCGAAGGTTTCGGAAGATGGGATTGTCGAAACCtatgataatgatgatgaagCATTGTATGCAGCAGATAATGGTGTTGCG GTTGTGGATTTGTCACATTATGGACGCATAAGAG TCAGGGGAGAAGATCGTGTCCCATTTCTTCACAACCAGAGTACTGCCAATTTTGAATGCCTTCGTGAAGGACAG GGATGCGACACTGTTTTTGTGTCACCAACAGCTCGTACGATCGATATTGCTCATGCATGGGTCATG AGAAATGCAATTACTTTAGTGGTCTCTCCAGTTACCTGTAAAAACATCGTAGAAACGCTCAACAA gtatatattttttgctgACAAGGTCGAGATCCAAGATATTACCAAGCAGACATCCTTCTTTGTCCTTTTAGGATCTAAGAGCAGCCAA ATTATGGAGGATTTGAATCTCGGGGATCTTGCAGGACAACCGTACGGTTCACATAAACATTATAGT GTGAATGGAATGCCAGTTACCATTGGAGTGGGAAACCTGATTTCTGAAGAAGGTTTTTCCATGTTAATGTCACCTGCTGCTGCCTCATCAGTGTGGGATATTCTTTTGTCTCGTGGTGCCACACCAATGGGATCTAATGCATGGGAAAGATTGAGGATTCTGCGAG GTAGACCAGCCCCTGGAAAAGAGCTTACAAAAGAGTTCAATGTTCTAGAAGCGGGTCTGTGGAACTCGATATCGCTGGACAAGG GTTGCTACAAGGGGCAAGAAACTATATCTAGGCTAATCACATACGATGGGATCAAGCAGAGTCTATGGGGTCTTTATCTATCTGCACCAGCGGAACCTGAGAGCCCTATTACGCTTGACGGTAAAAAG GTGGGGAAGCTGACGAGCTGTACCTTAGGGAGAAAAGAATCAGGGTACTTCGGGTTAGGCTACATCAAGAGGCAAGCTGCTTCAGAGGGTAGCAACGTCGTCGTTGGAGATGGCATTACCGGGAAACTAGTGAAGGTTCCATTTCTTGCCAATCAACGTCCTCCCCCGCCAGTGAAGAAGTGA
- the LOC116206353 gene encoding putative transferase At1g60990, chloroplastic isoform X2, with translation MAAIWAPPPCGASTSSPSPSFIHSRMISSLTRVISPPCVFSPEGLLRSQPKSWRNRRFSSVAAAPFDFSPPPIDHDVVVVDLSHYGRIRVRGEDRVPFLHNQSTANFECLREGQGCDTVFVSPTARTIDIAHAWVMRNAITLVVSPVTCKNIVETLNKYIFFADKVEIQDITKQTSFFVLLGSKSSQIMEDLNLGDLAGQPYGSHKHYSVNGMPVTIGVGNLISEEGFSMLMSPAAASSVWDILLSRGATPMGSNAWERLRILRGRPAPGKELTKEFNVLEAGLWNSISLDKGCYKGQETISRLITYDGIKQSLWGLYLSAPAEPESPITLDGKKVGKLTSCTLGRKESGYFGLGYIKRQAASEGSNVVVGDGITGKLVKVPFLANQRPPPPVKK, from the exons ATGGCGGCAATTTGGGCGCCGCCGCCGTGTGGCGCCTCCACTTCCTCTCCTTCTCCGTCCTTCATCCACTCCAGAATGATCTCCTCCTTGACCCGTGTCATCAGTCCGCCATGTGTCTTCTCTCCCGAAGGTCTTCTCCGGTCTCAACCAAAGAGCTGGAGGAACCGACGGTTCTCCTCAGTTGCGGCTGCGCCGTTCGACTTCTCCCCTCCCCCAATCGATCACGATGTAGTC GTTGTGGATTTGTCACATTATGGACGCATAAGAG TCAGGGGAGAAGATCGTGTCCCATTTCTTCACAACCAGAGTACTGCCAATTTTGAATGCCTTCGTGAAGGACAG GGATGCGACACTGTTTTTGTGTCACCAACAGCTCGTACGATCGATATTGCTCATGCATGGGTCATG AGAAATGCAATTACTTTAGTGGTCTCTCCAGTTACCTGTAAAAACATCGTAGAAACGCTCAACAA gtatatattttttgctgACAAGGTCGAGATCCAAGATATTACCAAGCAGACATCCTTCTTTGTCCTTTTAGGATCTAAGAGCAGCCAA ATTATGGAGGATTTGAATCTCGGGGATCTTGCAGGACAACCGTACGGTTCACATAAACATTATAGT GTGAATGGAATGCCAGTTACCATTGGAGTGGGAAACCTGATTTCTGAAGAAGGTTTTTCCATGTTAATGTCACCTGCTGCTGCCTCATCAGTGTGGGATATTCTTTTGTCTCGTGGTGCCACACCAATGGGATCTAATGCATGGGAAAGATTGAGGATTCTGCGAG GTAGACCAGCCCCTGGAAAAGAGCTTACAAAAGAGTTCAATGTTCTAGAAGCGGGTCTGTGGAACTCGATATCGCTGGACAAGG GTTGCTACAAGGGGCAAGAAACTATATCTAGGCTAATCACATACGATGGGATCAAGCAGAGTCTATGGGGTCTTTATCTATCTGCACCAGCGGAACCTGAGAGCCCTATTACGCTTGACGGTAAAAAG GTGGGGAAGCTGACGAGCTGTACCTTAGGGAGAAAAGAATCAGGGTACTTCGGGTTAGGCTACATCAAGAGGCAAGCTGCTTCAGAGGGTAGCAACGTCGTCGTTGGAGATGGCATTACCGGGAAACTAGTGAAGGTTCCATTTCTTGCCAATCAACGTCCTCCCCCGCCAGTGAAGAAGTGA
- the LOC116203220 gene encoding protein ALP1-like yields the protein MPRHGNSRRNETQPSDEEDYDNELMWIYLALESAAAEQHVPRNIPCRTSTLQGRHYIEEVLANDTRCFENFRMHPHVFHNLCDTLRANCRIRNTRKGTTVEEMVGMFLMVVGHSTRLSVVAERFQHSKETVSRLIKVIVRGIHSLSPTYIRRRNVDVQPEIQRCRKWYPFFKNCIGAIDGTHVSATVPSSARGAYRDRNNEITQNVLAACSHDMMFTHVVTGWEGSAHDSRILSDATTLQTFPAPYGEQYYVVDAGYPNIPGYMAPYIGQRYYRSDFNDDTPPTTEKELFNQRHASVRNVIERCFGVLKSRFAILRSMPNYGPSMEMHGNITMNSEILHI from the exons ATGCCAAGACATGGTAATTCACGACGAAATGAAACTCAACCAAGTGATGAAGAAGATTACGACAATGAGCTTATGTGGATTTATCTTGCGCTTGAGAGTGCAGCGGCCGAACAACATGTCCCGCGCAACATTCCTTGTAGAACCTCAACGCTACAAGGTAGACATTACATAGAGGAAGTTCTTGCCAACGACACAAGGTGTTTTGAGAATTTCAGGATGCACCCTCACGTATTTCATAACTTGTGCGATACGCTAAGGGCAAACTGTAGAATCAGAAATACAAGGAAAGGTACAACCGTCGAGGAAATGGTCGGCATGTTCTTAATGGTTGTTGGACATAGTACGCGATTGTCGGTGGTTGCCGAACGCTTTCAGCATTCTAAGGAGACGGTGTCACGGCTCATCAAGGTAATAGTTAGAGGAATTCATTCATTGTCACCAACATACATAAGACGGAGGAACGTTGACGTGCAGCCTGAAATTCAGAGATGCCGAAAATGGTACCCATTCTTTAAG AACTGCATTGGAGCAATCGATGGAACACACGTGTCGGCTACTGTTCCTTCATCGGCGAGAGGTGCGTATCGCGATCGAAATAACGAGATTACGCAAAATGTTCTCGCCGCTTGTTCGCATGACATGATGTTCACACATGTCGTGACTGGATGGGAGGGTTCGGCTCACGACTCGAGAATTTTGTCCGATGCCACTACATTGCAGACATTCCCCGCTCCATATGGTG aacaatattatgttgttgatgctGGATACCCCAATATTCCCGGTTATATGGCTCCTTACATAGGGCAGAGGTACTATCGCAGTGACTTTAATGACGACACACCACCAACGACGGAGAAAGAGTTATTCAATCAGCGACACGCATCCGTTCGTAATGTTATCGAGCGGTGTTTTGGGGTGCTGAAGAGCAGATTTGCCATACTGCGGTCAATGCCAAATTACGGCCCG agcatggaaatgcatggcAATATTACGATGAATTCCGAAATCCTCCACATCTAA
- the LOC116206449 gene encoding uncharacterized protein LOC116206449, with the protein MVPLGVCKSHYRSPFLSDVLDVQKLNKARSSSWRSSNQVVLRRKGLVVRGCTGENQQEEKKKLERRTFLTMEEAGLVEASGLSTHERFLCRLTISSLNLLRVIAEQEGCSIEELNAGRLCDWFLKDKLKREQDSDSSVLQWDDSEFQF; encoded by the exons ATGGTCCCCCTCGGAGTCTGTAAGAGCCATTACCGGTCGCCTTTCCTCTCCGACGTCTTGGACGTTCAGAAGCTGAACAAGGCTCGGAGCAGTTCATGGCGCAGCAGTAATCAGGTCGTGTTGAGAAGGAAAGGGCTCGTGGTGAGAGGTTGCACCGGCGAGAATCagcaggaagaaaagaaaaagttggAGAGACGGACCTTCCTGACAATGGAAGAAGCAGGGCTTGTTGAAGCCTCCGGGCTCAGCACCCATGAGCGCTTCCTTTGTCGATTAACG ATATCGTCGCTGAACCTGCTAAGGGTGATAGCGGAGCAAGAAGGTTGTTCGATAGAGGAGCTCAACGCTGGGAGGCTATGCGACTGGTTTCTCAAGGACAAGCTCAAGAGGGAGCAAGACAGCGACTCCAGTGTTCTTCAATGGGATGATTCCGAATTCCAATTTTGA